Proteins encoded by one window of Trichoplusia ni isolate ovarian cell line Hi5 chromosome 17 unlocalized genomic scaffold, tn1 tig00003877_group16, whole genome shotgun sequence:
- the LOC113506488 gene encoding palmitoyltransferase ZDHHC18-like — MASRRVTRKWEVFAGRNRFWCDGRLMTAPHPGVFALTLALICGTCALHFAFDCPFLAARVSAAVPAVGAALFALTLSALLRTALSDPGIIPRAAAAEAAALEAGEAAPGGRPPPRAREVLVRGRAVKLKYCFTCKMFRPPRASHCSLCDNCVDRFDHHCPWVGNCVGKRNYRYFYTFVVSLSFLAVFVFACAVTHLALLARGAGLAAALRATPASAVAAAVCFLSVWSVLGLAGFHTYLASTDQTTNEDIKGSFSTRRGVSNPNPYSRGNACANCWHVLCGPLAPSLIDRRGVFTIDVKDELPASFVRVLSAPPAPAAAAPAPAPWPGAGSYSNLFEGGSPARHAYMNRSLDLDPVPLATSPPPRRAPPPAALSASRLRLLHDTTMIDAALDLDEPEPPPHLPPLAPVHAPRALSAL; from the exons ATGGCCTCGCGGCGCGTGACGCGCAAGTGGGAGGTGTTCGCGGGCCGCAACCGCTTCTGGTGCGACGGGCGGCTCATGACGGCGCCGCACCCCGGCGTGTTCGCGCTCACGCTGGCGCTCATCTGCGGCACGTGCGCGCTGCACTTCGCGTTCGACTGCCCGTTCCTGGCGGCGCGCGTGTCGGCCGCCGTGCCCGCCGTGGGCGCGGCGCTGTTCGCGCTCACGCTGTCGGCGCTGCTGCGCACGGCGCTGTCGGACCCCGGCATCatcccgcgcgccgccgccgccgaggCCGCCGCGCTGGAGGCGGGCGAGGCGGCGCCCGGcggccgcccgccgccgcgcgcgcgcgaGGTGCTCGTGCGCGGCCGCGCCGTCAAGCTCAAGTACTGCTTCACGTGCAAGATGTTCCGCCCGCCGCGGGCCTCGCACTGCTCGCTCTGCGACAACTGCGTCGACCGCTTCGACCACCACTGCCCCTGGGTGGGCAACTGCGTGGGCAAGCGCAACTACCGCTACTTCTACACGTTCGTGGTGTCGCTGTCGTTCCTAGCCGTGTTCGTGTTCGCGTGTGCCGTGACCCACCTGGCGCTGCTGGCGCGCGGCGCGGGTCTGGCGGCGGCGCTGCGAGCCACGCCCGCCTCCGCCGTGGCCGCGGCCGTGTGCTTCCTATCCGTGTGGTCCGTGCTGGGCCTGGCCGGCTTCCACACCTACCTCGCCTCAACCGACCAGACCACCAACGAGGAC ataaagGGGTCATTTTCCACGCGTCGTGGCGTGTCAAATCCGAATCCCTACTCTCGTGGGAACGCGTGCGCCAACTGCTGGCACGTGTTGTGCGGCCCGCTGGCGCCCAGCCTCATCGACCG GCGCGGCGTGTTCACGATCGACGTGAAGGACGAGCTGCCGGCGAGCTTCGTCCGCGTGCTGAGTGCGCCGCCGGCCCCCgcggcggccgcgcccgcgcccgcgccctgGCCCGGCGCCGGCAGCTACAGCAACCTGTTCGAGGGCGGCTCGCCCGCGCGCCACGCCTACATGAACCGCTCGCTGGACCTGGACCCGGTGCCGCTGGCCAcgtcgccgccgccgcgccgcgcgccgccgcccgccgcgctgtCGGCGTCGCGCCTGCGCCTGCTGCACGACACCACCATGATCGACGCGGCGCTGGACCTGGACGAGCCCGAGCCGCCGCCGCACCTGCCGCCGCTGGCGCCCGTGCACGCGCCGCGCGCGCTCTCCGCGCTCTGA